Proteins from a single region of Mus pahari chromosome 2, PAHARI_EIJ_v1.1, whole genome shotgun sequence:
- the LOC115063404 gene encoding uncharacterized protein LOC115063404 — MSILPARGAQEESKAPRRGCPFSTGITSRPRPVLTGHLQSGLIAGGARRGSNPVWEAGDERRAEKGKPELSDAKLAARAPAPHALARLPRLPALTPATPGPAGAPASQFRKHLRFSRAFGSSGLGIRCRQDNGGAPGGGTGTAAARPWRQRLWQRRQQQRRRRRPPG; from the coding sequence ATGTCAATTCTCCCTGCTCGAGGGGCTCAGGAGGAGTCTAAGGCGCCTCGccggggctgccccttctccactgGCATTACCTCCCGGCCCCGGCCCGTACTCACCGGCCACCTCCAGTCCGGGCTCATCGCCGGGGGCGCCCGCCGGGGCTCCAACCCCGTGTGGGAGGCCGGCGACGAGAGGCGGGCCGAGAAGGGGAAACCCGAACTCTCGGACGCAAAGCTGGCCGCCCGGGCTCCTGCCCCGCACGCTCTGGCCCGGCTCCCCCGGCTTCCCGCGCTGACCCCTGCCACTCCTGGTCCCGCCGGTGCCCCAGCGTCGCAATTCCGCAAACACCTTCGCTTTTCCCGAGCTTTTGGATCTTCTGGCCTGGGAATCCGGTGCCGCCAGGACAATGGGGGAGCTCCTGGAGGCGGCACAGGGACAGCAGCGGCGAGACCGTGGCGGCAAAGGCTGtggcagcggcggcagcagcagcgaCGGCGACGGCGTCCGCCAGGGTAA